The Nitrospira sp. SG-bin1 genome has a window encoding:
- a CDS encoding molecular chaperone DnaJ (chaperone Hsp40; co-chaperone with DnaK; Participates actively in the response to hyperosmotic and heat shock by preventing the aggregation of stress-denatured proteins and by disaggregating proteins, also in an autonomous, dnaK-independent fashion): protein MAAVSKRDYYEILGVDRNVSDDDLKKAYRKLARQHHPDLHAGDHQKKSAEEKFKEINEAYETLSDQDKRKRYDMFGHAGAQQGGPGFDGFDFGRGGFGDVFNDIFEDFFGQARGGGATRAERGNDLQYNLEISFEEAVYGKEAKLKIPRWEICVDCKGTGAKSASAIKPCTSCKGAGQIRFQQGFFSVSRPCGQCEGVGHFVTEPCATCQGRQRVYKERTIAVHIPAGIETGMRLRLSNEGEHGPNGGPPGDLYVAITVQPHPIFHRKGLDIVCDVPVNLVTAVLGGKVEVPTLKGETVIKVPPGTQHDKVLRIKGLGIPSLKGGSTGDQVYTIKVKIPTKLTARQKELLMEYAKESGMTMETNGDGFFDKMKTFFE from the coding sequence ATGGCGGCCGTGTCTAAGCGCGATTATTACGAAATTCTCGGCGTCGATCGGAACGTATCCGACGACGATCTTAAAAAGGCCTACCGGAAATTGGCCCGCCAGCACCATCCGGACCTCCATGCCGGCGATCATCAGAAAAAATCCGCAGAAGAGAAATTCAAGGAGATCAACGAAGCCTACGAAACCCTGAGCGATCAAGACAAGCGAAAACGCTACGACATGTTCGGGCATGCCGGTGCCCAACAAGGCGGACCCGGCTTTGACGGGTTCGATTTTGGTCGTGGCGGATTCGGGGACGTCTTTAACGACATCTTCGAGGACTTTTTCGGTCAGGCCCGAGGCGGCGGAGCGACGCGAGCCGAACGCGGCAATGATCTCCAGTACAACCTTGAAATCTCGTTCGAGGAAGCCGTCTACGGCAAAGAAGCCAAACTCAAAATTCCGCGCTGGGAAATCTGTGTCGACTGTAAAGGCACCGGCGCCAAGTCAGCGTCCGCCATCAAGCCCTGCACGAGCTGCAAGGGTGCGGGACAGATTCGCTTCCAGCAGGGATTTTTCAGCGTCAGCCGGCCCTGTGGTCAATGCGAAGGCGTCGGACACTTCGTCACGGAACCCTGCGCGACCTGCCAGGGACGTCAACGGGTGTACAAAGAACGCACCATCGCCGTCCATATCCCGGCCGGCATTGAAACCGGCATGCGACTTCGTCTCTCCAATGAAGGAGAACATGGCCCCAACGGAGGCCCCCCGGGCGACCTTTACGTTGCCATTACCGTTCAGCCCCATCCGATCTTTCATCGCAAGGGCCTCGATATCGTCTGTGATGTGCCGGTCAACCTCGTCACCGCCGTGCTCGGTGGGAAAGTGGAAGTCCCGACCCTCAAAGGAGAGACCGTCATCAAGGTGCCGCCCGGCACACAACACGACAAGGTGCTTCGCATCAAAGGCTTGGGAATTCCCAGCCTGAAGGGCGGCTCGACCGGTGATCAGGTCTACACGATCAAGGTCAAAATTCCCACCAAATTGACGGCCAGACAGAAAGAGCTGCTGATGGAGTATGCCAAAGAAAGCGGCATGACCATGGAAACCAACGGCGACGGCTTTTTCGACAAGATGAAGACATTCTTCGAGTAG
- a CDS encoding dipeptide epimerase — protein sequence MKNDCIENVTFWPIDTPVTDPFVVSTGTRIAAENVFVRITLSNGIHGYGEAAPFPEVGGEDRWSCLQSLARLAPSLIGRSVRDYQSLAHYLAEQAPAQPSARCGIETALLDAHCRATGIPLWRLWGGADVRPRVTDITIPIATQEKTLSLACGWYERGFRLFKMKVGKDVDGDVRRLEALHRVLPGISFIGDGNQGFSRAECLAFADGVRQFGGTMVLLEQPVVRDDLDSLAAIRRETGIPVAADESVRSLDDARKIVAQNAADYINIKIMKTGVLEAAEIAAFTLKANLKLMVGGMLESRIAMGCSFSLVLGMQGFEVLDLDTPLLLTADPVQGGYRYEGPTLQPWHEPGLGMSVSVPADARTTSIKRQTLDER from the coding sequence ATGAAGAATGATTGTATCGAAAACGTGACGTTCTGGCCGATCGATACGCCCGTCACGGACCCTTTCGTCGTCTCGACGGGGACGCGGATCGCCGCGGAGAATGTCTTTGTCCGCATCACACTCAGCAACGGTATTCATGGCTATGGGGAAGCAGCGCCGTTCCCTGAAGTCGGCGGTGAAGATCGCTGGTCCTGCCTCCAATCGCTGGCACGTCTTGCGCCTTCACTCATCGGCCGGTCGGTTCGTGACTACCAAAGCTTAGCCCACTACCTGGCAGAGCAAGCCCCTGCCCAACCCTCTGCGCGGTGCGGTATCGAGACCGCATTGCTCGATGCGCATTGCCGTGCCACCGGTATCCCCTTGTGGCGGCTCTGGGGCGGTGCCGATGTGCGTCCCCGCGTCACCGATATCACGATTCCGATCGCTACCCAGGAGAAGACGTTGTCCCTTGCTTGCGGGTGGTATGAGCGAGGCTTCCGCCTGTTCAAGATGAAAGTCGGCAAGGATGTGGATGGAGATGTCCGCCGACTTGAAGCCTTACATCGAGTCTTGCCCGGCATTTCATTCATCGGCGACGGCAATCAGGGGTTTTCACGAGCGGAGTGTCTTGCGTTCGCCGATGGGGTCCGGCAATTCGGCGGGACGATGGTCTTGCTGGAACAGCCGGTCGTGCGGGATGACCTCGACAGTCTGGCCGCCATTCGGCGAGAAACCGGCATTCCCGTCGCGGCGGACGAGTCCGTACGCTCCCTCGATGATGCTCGGAAGATTGTCGCACAGAACGCCGCCGACTACATCAATATCAAAATCATGAAAACCGGCGTGCTGGAGGCGGCGGAAATTGCAGCCTTTACTCTCAAGGCCAACTTGAAGCTGATGGTCGGCGGCATGCTCGAATCGCGCATCGCCATGGGATGCTCCTTCAGCTTAGTCTTGGGCATGCAAGGGTTCGAGGTGTTGGACCTGGACACTCCCTTGCTCCTGACTGCTGATCCCGTGCAAGGAGGTTATCGCTACGAGGGTCCTACCCTTCAGCCTTGGCATGAACCGGGTTTGGGAATGTCTGTGTCCGTTCCCGCAGACGCCCGGACAACAAGCATCAAGAGGCAAACTCTTGACGAAAGGTAG